A single window of Micrococcaceae bacterium Sec5.1 DNA harbors:
- a CDS encoding bifunctional 2-methylcitrate synthase/citrate synthase — MADTEIRKGLAGVVVDHTAVSKVNPETNSLLYRGYPVQQLTAKCFEEVAYLLWNGELPTQQQLVEFSALERSRRALDPALKAIIDTLPMHAHPMDVCRTAASVLGARHKLAEDSSPGANMKKAIDLWAAMPGVVAYDQRRRWGQGVVEPREDLGYSANFLWMTFGEEQVPEVVEAFNVSMILYAEHSFNASTFTARVITSTLSDLHSAVTGAIGALKGPLHGGANEAVMHTFDEIGIRPQESLEEAAARAKAWMEDALARKKKVMGFGHRVYKRGDSRVPTMKAALEKMIAHYGRPELLGLYNGLEQAMDEAKNIKPNLDYPAGPIYHLMGFDTPTFTPLFVASRITGWTAHFMEQLSSNSLIRPLGEYNGQEERAV; from the coding sequence ATGGCTGACACAGAGATTAGAAAGGGCCTGGCCGGCGTCGTTGTGGACCACACCGCCGTCTCAAAGGTCAACCCTGAAACGAACTCACTGCTTTATCGCGGGTACCCGGTACAGCAACTCACGGCTAAATGCTTTGAAGAGGTAGCCTATCTGCTCTGGAACGGTGAGCTGCCCACCCAGCAGCAGCTGGTCGAGTTCAGCGCACTGGAACGGTCCAGACGGGCACTCGACCCTGCCCTTAAGGCCATCATCGACACATTGCCCATGCACGCCCACCCGATGGACGTGTGCCGCACCGCGGCTTCTGTGCTCGGAGCGCGCCATAAGTTGGCAGAGGATTCATCACCCGGGGCCAACATGAAAAAGGCTATCGACCTTTGGGCGGCTATGCCGGGAGTCGTGGCCTACGACCAGCGCCGCCGATGGGGCCAGGGAGTCGTGGAACCCCGTGAAGACCTCGGATATTCGGCGAACTTCCTCTGGATGACCTTCGGCGAAGAACAGGTTCCGGAAGTCGTGGAAGCCTTCAACGTCTCGATGATCCTCTACGCCGAACACTCTTTCAACGCCTCCACCTTCACCGCCCGCGTCATCACCTCCACCCTCTCCGACCTGCATTCGGCGGTCACTGGAGCCATCGGAGCGCTTAAAGGCCCGCTGCACGGCGGCGCGAACGAAGCCGTAATGCACACTTTCGACGAAATCGGCATCCGCCCCCAGGAATCCCTCGAGGAAGCAGCCGCCCGCGCGAAGGCCTGGATGGAAGACGCCCTGGCCCGGAAGAAGAAGGTCATGGGTTTTGGGCACCGCGTCTACAAACGCGGCGACTCCCGTGTGCCGACCATGAAAGCGGCCCTGGAAAAGATGATCGCCCACTACGGGCGGCCGGAACTCCTGGGCCTCTACAACGGCTTGGAACAGGCGATGGACGAGGCCAAGAACATCAAACCCAACCTCGATTACCCCGCCGGCCCCATCTACCACCTCATGGGCTTCGACACTCCAACCTTCACTCCCCTGTTCGTCGCCAGCCGCATCACAGGCTGGACAGCCCACTTCATGGAACAACTGTCGTCCAACTCCCTGATCCGCCCTCTGGG
- the pntB gene encoding Re/Si-specific NAD(P)(+) transhydrogenase subunit beta, with protein sequence MSAVTAAATLTRSLTVSDTAAGPLTAETIAGAAYIVAALLFILSLAGLSKHEKAKAGVIYGITGMVIALAATVWLTLQNAWGTGHALTGLGLLLAAVIIGGAIGLWRARVVEMTGMPELIALLHSFVGLAAVLVGWNGHLQAPELAGALKDVHHAEVFIGVFIGAVTFTGSIVAFLKLSARMKSSPLMLPGKNAINLGAIAAFIALTVWYVNDSQLWLLIVVTLLALGLGWHLVASIGGGDMPVVVSMLNSYSGWAAAAAGFLLNNDLLIITGALVGSSGAYLSYIMCKAMNRSFISVIAGGFGITAPNKTDTDQGEHRETTAEATAEMLTNASSVVITPGYGMAVAQAQYPVAELAHQLRERGVNVRFGIHPVAGRLPGHMNVLLAEAKVPYDIVLEMDEINDDLGATSVVLVIGANDTVNPAAAEDPGSPIAGMPVLRVWEAENVIVFKRSMATGYAGVQNPLFYRDNSHMLFGDAKTRVEDILKAF encoded by the coding sequence ATGAGCGCCGTCACCGCAGCAGCAACACTTACCAGGAGCCTTACCGTGTCTGACACCGCCGCCGGTCCGCTGACCGCCGAGACCATCGCAGGGGCGGCCTACATCGTCGCGGCCCTGCTGTTCATCCTCAGCCTCGCCGGGCTAAGCAAACACGAAAAAGCCAAGGCAGGTGTCATCTACGGCATCACCGGCATGGTCATCGCCCTCGCGGCGACCGTCTGGCTGACCCTCCAGAACGCCTGGGGCACCGGGCACGCCCTGACCGGCCTGGGCCTGCTCCTCGCCGCGGTCATCATCGGCGGCGCCATCGGGCTCTGGCGCGCCCGCGTCGTGGAAATGACCGGCATGCCCGAACTGATCGCCCTGCTGCACAGCTTCGTGGGCCTCGCCGCCGTCCTGGTCGGCTGGAACGGACACCTCCAAGCCCCGGAACTGGCCGGCGCCCTGAAAGATGTTCACCACGCCGAAGTGTTCATCGGCGTCTTCATCGGCGCCGTGACCTTCACCGGCTCCATCGTGGCGTTCCTGAAACTCTCCGCGAGGATGAAGTCCTCACCGCTGATGCTGCCGGGCAAGAACGCGATCAACCTCGGCGCCATCGCCGCGTTCATCGCCCTGACCGTCTGGTACGTCAACGACTCCCAGCTCTGGCTCCTCATCGTCGTCACCCTGCTCGCCCTCGGACTGGGCTGGCACCTGGTGGCCTCCATCGGCGGCGGCGACATGCCCGTCGTCGTGTCCATGCTCAACAGCTACTCCGGCTGGGCCGCAGCCGCCGCTGGCTTCCTGCTGAACAACGACCTGCTCATCATCACCGGCGCCCTGGTCGGCTCCTCGGGCGCGTACCTGTCCTACATCATGTGCAAAGCCATGAACCGGTCCTTCATCTCCGTGATCGCCGGCGGCTTCGGCATCACCGCCCCCAACAAAACCGATACGGACCAGGGCGAGCACCGCGAAACCACCGCTGAAGCCACCGCGGAAATGCTCACCAACGCCTCGTCCGTGGTCATCACCCCCGGCTACGGCATGGCCGTCGCCCAAGCCCAATACCCCGTCGCGGAACTCGCCCACCAACTCCGCGAACGCGGCGTGAACGTCCGCTTCGGCATCCACCCAGTCGCCGGACGACTCCCCGGACACATGAACGTCCTCCTCGCCGAAGCCAAAGTCCCCTACGACATCGTCCTGGAAATGGACGAAATCAACGACGACCTCGGCGCCACCTCCGTAGTGCTCGTCATCGGCGCGAACGACACCGTCAACCCCGCCGCAGCCGAAGACCCAGGCAGCCCCATCGCCGGAATGCCCGTCCTCCGCGTCTGGGAAGCCGAAAACGTCATCGTCTTCAAACGCTCCATGGCCACCGGCTACGCCGGCGTCCAAAACCCCCTCTTCTACCGAGACAACTCCCACATGCTCTTCGGCGACGCCAAAACCCGCGTCGAAGACATCCTCAAAGCGTTCTAG
- a CDS encoding Re/Si-specific NAD(P)(+) transhydrogenase subunit alpha, with protein MTRIGIVAELGHETRVAATPVTVKQLLALGYEVVVEKGSGESASFRDEAYEEAGALIVGADEAWGADVVLRVNPPTGEEIGRLAEGATLIGMLSPGLLPEVVEALASRPITALALDAVPRISRAQSMDVLSSMANIAGYRAVIEAAHEFGRFFTGQVTAAGKVPPAKVLVAGAGVAGLAAIGAASSLGAIVRATDPRPEVADQVKSIGGTYLKVEVEEEMKSSDGYAKATSEAYNARAAQIYTEQAAEVDIIITTALIPGRPAPKLLTADDVAGMKPGSVIVDMAAGQGGNVEGSVAGKRIVTDNGVVILGYTDLPARLPAQASQLYGTNLLNLLKLLTPDKDGVLRIDFDDVVQRSVTVVRNGEKTWPPPPVQVSAAPAATTEAGTAAETTAPKKKEGLSPAGKAGLFTAGIAALFGLNTVAPAPLPQHFTVLMLSVVVGFYVIGKVHHALHTPLMSVTNAISGIIVVGALLQITTDNIATQALAAIAVLLASINIFGGFAVTRRMLAMFTAGKVRS; from the coding sequence GTGACACGTATTGGCATCGTGGCCGAGTTGGGTCACGAGACGAGGGTGGCGGCGACGCCTGTCACCGTGAAGCAGTTGCTGGCCCTGGGCTACGAGGTGGTGGTCGAGAAGGGATCTGGGGAGTCCGCGTCTTTCCGTGATGAAGCGTACGAAGAGGCTGGGGCACTAATTGTTGGTGCGGATGAGGCGTGGGGCGCCGATGTCGTGCTGCGGGTGAACCCGCCCACTGGTGAAGAGATTGGCCGGCTGGCTGAGGGGGCGACGCTGATCGGGATGTTGAGCCCTGGCCTGCTGCCGGAGGTGGTGGAGGCGCTGGCTTCGCGTCCTATCACGGCGCTGGCGTTGGATGCTGTGCCGCGGATTTCGCGGGCACAGTCAATGGACGTGCTCAGTTCGATGGCGAACATTGCCGGGTACCGTGCCGTGATTGAGGCAGCGCACGAATTCGGGCGGTTCTTCACCGGGCAGGTCACCGCGGCGGGCAAGGTCCCGCCGGCGAAGGTCCTCGTGGCCGGTGCCGGTGTTGCCGGGCTCGCGGCGATCGGTGCCGCGTCCAGCCTGGGCGCGATCGTGCGGGCGACCGATCCGCGGCCCGAGGTCGCGGACCAGGTGAAGTCCATCGGCGGGACCTACCTCAAAGTCGAGGTCGAGGAGGAGATGAAGTCCTCTGACGGGTACGCGAAGGCCACGTCCGAGGCGTACAACGCCCGCGCTGCACAGATCTACACCGAGCAGGCAGCGGAGGTGGACATCATCATCACCACGGCACTGATCCCGGGCCGGCCCGCACCGAAGCTGCTCACCGCAGACGACGTCGCGGGCATGAAACCGGGGAGCGTGATCGTGGACATGGCCGCGGGCCAGGGCGGAAACGTCGAAGGCTCCGTCGCCGGGAAACGCATCGTCACGGACAACGGTGTGGTAATCCTGGGCTACACGGATCTGCCGGCCCGGCTCCCGGCCCAGGCCTCCCAGCTGTACGGGACGAACCTGCTGAACCTCCTCAAGCTCCTCACCCCGGACAAAGACGGGGTCCTGCGGATCGATTTCGACGACGTCGTCCAGCGCTCCGTGACCGTGGTCCGGAACGGCGAGAAGACCTGGCCGCCACCCCCTGTTCAAGTCTCCGCAGCCCCTGCCGCGACGACCGAGGCCGGAACAGCCGCCGAAACTACGGCTCCGAAGAAGAAGGAAGGCCTCAGCCCGGCGGGCAAGGCAGGCCTGTTCACCGCAGGCATCGCGGCCCTGTTCGGCCTTAACACCGTGGCCCCGGCGCCGCTGCCCCAGCACTTCACGGTGCTGATGCTCTCGGTCGTGGTCGGCTTCTACGTCATCGGCAAAGTCCATCACGCCCTTCACACCCCGCTGATGTCGGTGACCAACGCGATCTCCGGGATCATCGTCGTCGGCGCCCTGCTCCAGATCACCACCGACAACATTGCCACGCAGGCCCTGGCCGCCATCGCCGTCCTGCTGGCCAGCATCAATATCTTCGGCGGCTTTGCGGTCACCCGGCGCATGCTCGCCATGTTCACGGCCGGGAAGGTCCGTTCATGA
- a CDS encoding LLM class flavin-dependent oxidoreductase produces the protein MLNVPSEAVDVRVDKWSTPVLNDENRLKLATFATNMRGSVTLANVEGKVLGSWEESLRLAQHADRIGFDAVIPVQRWRGFGGQFNLSDRSFEPFTWATALLARTERIQAFATVQVPVIHPMMAAKMAVTADHVSGGRFGINVVAGWFPEEFAMFGLTQREHQARYAYADEWTTLLKRLWTGDSPVDFDGEYIKAVDAFSDPHPLQDPYPVIMNAGTSGPGREFAATHSDLIFASLQDMATAQRQIAEIKQQALSSHGRQVRVFGRVHIVCRPTEQEAQQYFRWVHRDNADVAAIEKLLAGVSANSDSFDVDPEEHAKTIERLAAGRGAMTIVGTPEQVVASLLELTNAGLDGVAISWVDYDEGLQQMEDDILPLMIQAGLRS, from the coding sequence ATGTTGAACGTGCCTTCGGAAGCGGTTGATGTTCGCGTGGACAAGTGGTCAACGCCGGTTTTGAATGATGAGAATCGGTTGAAGTTGGCCACGTTCGCTACCAATATGCGCGGGAGTGTGACGCTTGCCAATGTAGAGGGCAAGGTCCTGGGCAGTTGGGAGGAGAGCCTTCGGTTGGCGCAGCATGCTGACCGGATCGGGTTTGACGCGGTGATCCCGGTGCAGCGGTGGCGCGGGTTTGGTGGGCAGTTCAATTTGTCGGACCGCTCTTTTGAGCCGTTCACATGGGCCACTGCGTTGTTGGCGCGAACGGAGCGGATCCAGGCGTTTGCCACGGTTCAGGTTCCCGTGATCCACCCCATGATGGCGGCCAAGATGGCAGTGACTGCCGATCATGTGTCGGGGGGCCGGTTCGGGATCAACGTTGTGGCGGGGTGGTTCCCGGAGGAGTTCGCAATGTTCGGCCTTACCCAGCGGGAGCACCAGGCCCGGTACGCCTACGCTGATGAGTGGACGACTCTGCTCAAACGCCTGTGGACCGGGGACTCCCCGGTGGATTTCGATGGTGAGTACATCAAGGCTGTTGACGCGTTCTCGGACCCGCACCCGTTGCAGGACCCCTACCCGGTGATTATGAATGCGGGCACCAGCGGCCCCGGCCGTGAGTTCGCTGCCACCCATAGTGATCTCATCTTCGCGTCCCTGCAGGACATGGCGACCGCGCAGCGTCAAATCGCCGAGATCAAGCAGCAAGCGTTGAGCTCCCACGGTCGCCAGGTGCGTGTCTTCGGGCGGGTGCACATCGTGTGTCGGCCGACCGAGCAGGAAGCTCAGCAGTACTTCCGCTGGGTGCACCGGGACAACGCTGATGTTGCCGCGATCGAGAAGTTGCTTGCGGGGGTTAGCGCCAATTCGGACAGTTTCGACGTTGATCCGGAAGAGCACGCCAAGACAATCGAGCGACTCGCTGCCGGCCGTGGCGCCATGACGATTGTTGGTACCCCTGAGCAGGTGGTCGCATCCCTGCTGGAGCTGACCAACGCCGGACTCGACGGAGTGGCCATCTCCTGGGTCGACTACGACGAGGGACTCCAGCAGATGGAAGACGACATCCTGCCCCTCATGATCCAAGCCGGCCTCCGCAGCTAA
- a CDS encoding enoyl-CoA hydratase-related protein: protein MSTSATAVRTDEQVRLSLQDSVLLIEMVRDSNRNALTTEMKHALSEALIEASKPEVRCVVITGTGKAFCAGGDVKAMHELQSPGAADKAMRQLHETIVLPLLRLAKPTIAAVNAVAAGAGVGLALACDFRVVSRQADFVLAFSRIGLVPDFGVSYTLPRLVGAARAKELAFIKGRLTAEEASQWGLVTELCAPDAVLGRAMELAKQLAAGPTVALGLTKRMLDDSFSSSIHDALQLEAESQRDAWSTRDHEIARNAFIQKNDMPSFQGR, encoded by the coding sequence ATGTCGACAAGCGCCACAGCAGTCCGGACGGACGAGCAGGTTCGACTATCGCTACAGGATTCTGTGCTTCTGATCGAGATGGTGCGGGACAGTAACCGCAATGCTCTGACGACTGAGATGAAGCACGCACTAAGCGAAGCTCTCATCGAGGCTTCCAAGCCCGAGGTTCGTTGCGTAGTCATCACAGGAACCGGGAAGGCGTTTTGCGCCGGAGGCGATGTCAAGGCAATGCATGAACTGCAGTCTCCCGGAGCGGCGGACAAGGCGATGCGCCAACTGCACGAAACCATCGTCCTGCCTCTGTTGCGGCTCGCGAAGCCGACGATTGCAGCGGTCAACGCCGTGGCAGCCGGAGCTGGCGTCGGCCTAGCTCTTGCTTGCGATTTTCGCGTGGTTTCGAGGCAGGCGGATTTCGTCTTGGCATTCAGCCGTATTGGACTTGTGCCGGATTTCGGCGTGTCCTACACGCTGCCGCGCCTCGTGGGCGCAGCGAGGGCCAAGGAACTTGCCTTCATCAAGGGACGATTGACTGCCGAGGAAGCCAGCCAGTGGGGACTCGTCACAGAGCTTTGCGCACCGGACGCCGTCCTCGGACGTGCAATGGAACTTGCCAAGCAACTTGCCGCTGGTCCCACTGTTGCGCTCGGGCTCACCAAGCGCATGCTCGACGACAGCTTTTCGTCGAGCATCCATGACGCGCTTCAGCTCGAGGCAGAAAGTCAGCGTGACGCGTGGTCAACGAGGGATCACGAGATCGCCCGTAACGCGTTCATCCAGAAGAACGACATGCCGTCTTTTCAAGGTCGATGA
- a CDS encoding CoA transferase produces the protein MPNEMIQGPLHGHRVLDFTQLIAGPSAGVMLADLGAEVIKIERPEGELGRNVGPEVGIPAIFAAYNRGKRALAVDIRTPEGREIIKRLIATSDVLLQNFRPGVMDRLGFSYEAVKAMNPRIVYTSLSGYNPDGAGRNLPGTDAVLQAQSGLMAITGPEDGEPYKVGVQVVDAATGLALGQAILAALLQRTSTGVGAHLRLSLFEVSTYVQSSAFAIASRFGEEVERGGNTAGALGAPTDMFRVADGYLQVVAYYPDQWRKLCDLLEIPEIHDDPRFVTNADRIANKKELKGVLAPIFAQKGRAEWAKLLGEAGIIAGPVRSHLEIVGDAELRGYGDFAWVDNDMTEPHWLPSTPYRSSTWERVASYRPPRLGEDTLELLDEIGFAPEEAQALQERNVIYAPSKESV, from the coding sequence ATGCCTAACGAAATGATTCAAGGTCCACTCCATGGACACCGCGTGCTGGACTTCACGCAGCTAATCGCGGGTCCCTCGGCGGGTGTGATGCTCGCAGACCTTGGGGCCGAGGTGATCAAGATCGAACGCCCAGAGGGTGAATTGGGGCGCAATGTGGGACCGGAAGTGGGGATTCCCGCTATCTTCGCCGCGTACAACCGCGGCAAGCGGGCACTTGCGGTAGACATCAGAACCCCCGAGGGTCGCGAGATCATCAAAAGGCTTATCGCGACGAGTGACGTTCTCCTGCAGAACTTCCGACCCGGGGTCATGGATCGGCTCGGCTTCAGCTATGAGGCAGTAAAGGCAATGAACCCCCGCATTGTCTACACGTCGTTGTCCGGGTATAACCCGGACGGTGCTGGAAGGAACTTGCCAGGCACTGACGCGGTTTTGCAGGCACAGTCCGGCCTGATGGCCATAACCGGCCCGGAGGATGGCGAGCCCTATAAGGTCGGCGTCCAGGTCGTTGATGCGGCCACAGGACTTGCCCTTGGCCAAGCTATCCTCGCTGCTCTACTCCAGCGCACCTCTACCGGCGTGGGTGCTCACCTTCGTCTGTCACTCTTCGAGGTGTCGACCTATGTGCAGAGCTCTGCGTTCGCCATCGCCTCCCGCTTTGGCGAAGAGGTTGAACGTGGCGGCAACACGGCTGGCGCTCTGGGTGCTCCGACGGATATGTTCCGCGTCGCAGACGGATATTTGCAGGTAGTCGCTTACTATCCGGATCAGTGGAGGAAGCTGTGTGACCTGCTGGAGATTCCCGAGATCCATGACGACCCTCGTTTCGTCACCAATGCCGATCGAATCGCCAATAAGAAAGAACTCAAGGGGGTTCTCGCACCGATCTTTGCCCAGAAGGGGCGGGCGGAGTGGGCGAAGCTGCTCGGTGAAGCGGGCATCATTGCCGGGCCTGTGCGCTCCCACCTGGAAATCGTCGGTGACGCTGAACTGCGCGGTTACGGAGATTTCGCCTGGGTTGATAACGACATGACCGAGCCGCATTGGTTGCCGTCTACACCGTACCGCTCCAGCACCTGGGAGCGGGTCGCCTCGTACCGCCCGCCGCGGCTCGGGGAAGACACGCTAGAACTTCTGGACGAAATCGGGTTCGCTCCTGAAGAAGCTCAGGCGCTCCAGGAGCGAAATGTCATTTACGCGCCGAGCAAGGAGAGCGTATGA
- a CDS encoding alpha/beta hydrolase fold domain-containing protein, with protein sequence MSPRVFASIDEFASQVGNDLGSADGPVITQAMINEFAALTGSDDWIHTDPVRAKNSKFGGTLVHADLVLSMIPRLMDKIYKVEGVTLSLIYGSERVRITSPIPVDSKLRLSVTMLDATVKGEGVRVTLKVVVETDTVNKPVVIAEPVYWYSSAPKLHQVQKAAEDDKANTAVLIDRVVTMFREAIPAESVTLEQQREGFELVLAQLPVRHNASIAAATYGGVDGYWVQAEGTSRARTGVLIHGGGYVMGSAKGYCAFAAEVSAATGARIFVAEYRLAPEHPFPAGVDDTRRVLAAALDEVGPQSCFAVGDSAGGGLVLSSLLEMHGVGASLPACVAMVSPLIDLTVTNPSFEELASIDPICRQAGTRRNAALYLNGQSPEQAPAAFPMSSDLSWMPPTLLLVGGAEVLRDDSRNLADKLHREGVNVDYKEYADMVHVWPLFSSFLPQGQQALDEIGAFVRAQVSSQLSPTS encoded by the coding sequence ATGAGCCCTCGAGTGTTCGCCAGCATTGATGAGTTCGCATCGCAGGTCGGTAATGACCTCGGAAGTGCCGATGGGCCCGTCATAACGCAGGCCATGATTAACGAGTTTGCTGCCTTGACCGGCAGCGACGACTGGATACACACTGATCCCGTCAGAGCGAAAAATAGCAAGTTCGGCGGAACGCTCGTGCACGCCGACCTGGTCTTGTCGATGATCCCGCGCTTGATGGACAAGATTTACAAGGTGGAGGGTGTCACGCTATCGCTGATCTACGGCAGCGAACGAGTGCGCATCACGAGCCCGATTCCGGTCGACTCGAAGCTGCGACTCAGCGTGACGATGCTCGACGCGACCGTCAAAGGCGAGGGCGTGCGAGTGACGCTGAAAGTGGTCGTCGAGACCGATACCGTTAATAAGCCCGTCGTCATCGCCGAACCTGTGTACTGGTACTCGAGTGCTCCAAAGCTGCACCAGGTGCAGAAGGCTGCTGAGGACGACAAAGCCAACACTGCCGTTCTGATCGATCGCGTAGTGACGATGTTCCGTGAAGCGATACCTGCCGAGAGCGTGACTCTGGAGCAACAACGCGAAGGATTCGAGCTCGTACTCGCTCAGCTACCCGTGCGGCACAACGCCTCTATCGCCGCCGCGACGTATGGCGGTGTAGACGGGTACTGGGTCCAAGCTGAAGGTACTTCAAGAGCCCGGACCGGTGTTCTGATACATGGGGGCGGATATGTCATGGGTTCGGCGAAGGGGTACTGCGCATTCGCCGCGGAGGTGTCCGCGGCGACCGGCGCGCGAATATTTGTTGCCGAGTACCGGCTCGCCCCTGAGCACCCTTTCCCAGCGGGTGTTGACGATACGCGCCGGGTACTTGCAGCTGCGCTCGATGAGGTCGGCCCGCAGTCCTGCTTTGCGGTCGGAGACTCTGCGGGTGGCGGACTAGTACTCAGCTCCCTCCTCGAAATGCACGGCGTCGGCGCGTCCCTGCCCGCCTGTGTGGCCATGGTGTCGCCTCTCATCGACCTGACGGTCACCAATCCCAGCTTCGAAGAGCTCGCGAGCATCGATCCCATTTGCAGGCAAGCAGGAACCCGCCGGAATGCTGCCTTGTATCTGAACGGCCAAAGTCCCGAGCAAGCTCCAGCGGCATTCCCCATGTCGTCCGATCTCAGCTGGATGCCCCCGACCCTCTTGCTGGTGGGCGGTGCCGAGGTACTGCGCGATGATTCGCGGAACCTAGCCGACAAGCTCCACCGAGAAGGCGTGAATGTCGACTACAAAGAGTATGCCGACATGGTCCACGTTTGGCCCCTGTTCTCATCGTTCCTGCCCCAGGGGCAGCAGGCACTGGACGAGATCGGTGCGTTCGTGAGGGCGCAAGTATCTAGCCAGTTATCGCCAACTAGTTAG
- a CDS encoding flavin reductase: MGNEAPAIAGDLFRNVLGHYPTGVSIITADVAGSGPVGMVVGTFNSLSLDPPLVSFMPAKSSTSWPKIQSSGSFCVNVLGASQGELSRQFSARDGKKFEGADWRPAPTGSPILSGVTAWVDCKIEQVFDSGDHEIVVGRVIDLNVESDELPMTFLRGRFGQVHLPDPSPGNGEGATAADDSSAKLAEEVAALLGLNAFEARAWAETREQVIERLLVGFLEVLLKRFDERVDAAQRPEAQLEALVRVSLDTLRDYGAAAIMFQSERASLTLGASKRLKGLEEDFRNRWTAVIQVGTRSGVFYEADARMAQQFICDSLFSIARWFRDGGRLERSEVEDAFTTFALNVVRPSDLRLTPLAAASEADVNGH; this comes from the coding sequence ATGGGAAACGAAGCGCCGGCAATCGCCGGAGATCTCTTTAGGAACGTCCTCGGTCACTATCCCACCGGGGTATCCATCATTACCGCCGACGTGGCCGGTAGTGGGCCTGTGGGCATGGTTGTGGGCACCTTCAACTCTCTGAGCCTCGACCCGCCCTTGGTGTCGTTCATGCCCGCCAAGTCATCAACCAGCTGGCCAAAGATCCAATCATCGGGTTCGTTTTGCGTGAACGTGTTGGGTGCCAGCCAAGGAGAACTGAGTCGTCAGTTCTCCGCCCGCGACGGGAAAAAGTTCGAGGGCGCCGACTGGAGGCCAGCCCCAACCGGATCCCCCATTTTGAGCGGCGTGACCGCATGGGTCGACTGCAAGATCGAGCAGGTCTTCGACTCGGGCGATCACGAGATCGTGGTCGGCAGAGTAATTGACCTCAACGTTGAGTCCGACGAGTTGCCAATGACGTTCCTGCGTGGCCGCTTTGGACAGGTGCATCTGCCGGACCCTTCGCCAGGGAATGGTGAGGGTGCAACCGCAGCGGATGACTCTTCGGCGAAACTCGCCGAAGAGGTGGCCGCATTGCTGGGCCTGAACGCATTCGAGGCACGTGCCTGGGCCGAGACTCGTGAGCAGGTCATAGAGCGGTTGTTGGTCGGGTTTCTTGAGGTTCTGCTGAAACGCTTCGACGAGCGGGTCGATGCGGCACAGCGTCCCGAGGCGCAACTCGAGGCACTGGTCAGAGTGTCGTTGGACACCCTCCGTGACTACGGTGCCGCTGCCATCATGTTTCAGAGTGAACGAGCAAGTCTCACTCTCGGGGCGTCGAAGCGGCTGAAGGGACTGGAAGAGGACTTCCGCAACCGCTGGACAGCGGTAATTCAGGTCGGCACGAGAAGCGGAGTGTTCTACGAAGCCGACGCAAGAATGGCGCAACAGTTCATTTGCGATTCGTTGTTCTCAATCGCTCGGTGGTTCCGTGACGGAGGTCGATTGGAGCGCTCAGAAGTCGAGGACGCGTTCACGACATTCGCGCTCAATGTTGTTCGTCCCTCGGACCTTCGTCTGACGCCCTTGGCGGCAGCGAGCGAAGCTGATGTCAATGGGCATTAG